ggaCATGGAGTTGGAGGTGAGGAGAATGCTGAAGTtgggggagaagaagaaggtgatggaAATGAAGTTGATGACCCCCTAGGTGCACATGCTGAAGTAAGAGGGGATGATGAAACTGTTggtaacattaattttattgaaatagaaGATGATGGTGATGAAGGAGAACCGGAGGTCGTGCCATTGGCTATACCCCCATTGCGGAGTTTTGTTGGTGATCCAAGCACCAGTGTTGATGTAAACCAATTGTATACAGCAGTCAACATCAGAGAGATGAACGTACACAGGTATGTGGTATGAATTGTAGTTGTGGTTGAGGAATATGTATTGTTTGTGATTGACtaatatttgtatgtttagGGTTGTAAGCGAGATAATTGGCCAAAGCTTGAGCACGACTTCAATTTACACTTTGGCCCCAATGAAATACGTTGACAACATGGTTAGTATTGTCACATTTGGTTGTGTTTCatgttatagtttattttagtaatgtgaaatttttttttttgtgtaggTGGTGTTATTTGCTTGTACGGTCTTTATGTACTTTGAGAAAAGGTTGTGCGGTGTTGTTAAGAGGTTTCATTTTAGTCCGTTATActcggtaaataaaatttgatattgtatcatatttatgattgaagaaagtatttttgatcgattttttattgatgattttgaaattgtccACAGCACCATATTCTTACAGATTATAGGAAACGTCCACAGAATCACCATGTATTCACGCTTCATAACTATAACACTTATTTGCGTTCCGATCATTTTGGACTTGAAGAATTACCCACGGCGGACTTTGTGAGTAACCTTGAATTTGCAAATCTTGTCGACTTTTGGTTGTAAATGtgttactgaaattgtttatattttttgtagttgTTTCTGCCATTTGTCCACGATGATCATTAGTGGTGTTATTCAGTGAAATTGAGGTCAATGGAGATTTTTGTGATTGATTCATTGGGGAAGGGGATCAGAGACCGCAAAAGGATAGACACAGCCGTTGTAAGATTCAACATCTTTCATTGTTGATTACCGTGTGATTATGACCTGCATTGTTTaagtatttattgtttttgttaacTGGTAGGCTGAAAATATGGCACGGTTTTTTTGCATCCTGATGAATATACCAGAAGGTAGTATTGGTCCTTTGACAGTTAAACAAGCAAATATCCCATCccaaccaaacttgtaagtttCTTGAACTGTACTGCCGGATTATATTGTGATGTATATGGGCAAAAGTAATATGATGTTGTGGGTATATTATTTCAGACATGATTGTGGAGTAATAATGTTGAAAGCAATGGAAATCTGGGATGGAGATGAAAAATACAACGGGAAAAGCATGCCTGAATATACAACTGTAAGTTGGAACTGTGTGTTTGATAATATTCTTGTATGTCCTGGTTTCTAATGTGGAAAATGTTGGTTTCAGGAGGAGCTGCTTGGGATTAGAAAGAAATATGTGTGTGACTGGATCCTGGACAAGGAGAACATTAGCAGAATGGAAGCCCTACATCTATACGGCATTGTCTAGGATTGCtaagaaattatcaaattttgacaTGTATAAGATGTTCAAATATGTACCTAATGTTATTTGACAATTTTGACATGTATAAGATGTTCAAATATGTACCTAATGTTATTTGACAATGTACAGTATGTgtttgtaataagaatagtggTTGGATTTCGAAAtgaattgtttttactttgcgtttgtgtttgttataatgacaaaaatagtgattgaaaaatgaacgcagcattataataaaaatttgaaaagtacgagaccattttcactaaaattaatggtaattaatgCGAAGGATTTGATCAATTTCTGAGTGGGGAGATGGGAGTTGGTGATTGATGTGAACGCAAGAAGCGTGGAGTGACCCGTGATGAGTAGGGGGACGAAGtagtgcaaggaatgagtgagactgctggaaaaaggctctggtaatcgtttacagcacccctgtaaacgattacccgagagaaattgggaatttgtacagaaagtccaacagaggaactcagtcaggtgaacaggggtcaccattggaaaaaaaagtgacttttaggcacttctgcaacTGTCttaggcttgtgcaggtgttccagtggtgggagagggtggatggtgatgtgatgtgaggccaaggagggtggggagacccctcatgagttggtggagcaagctgtgcaaggaatgagtgagactgctgaaaaaaggctctggtaatcgtttacaggacccctgtaaacgattacccgagagaaattgccaatttgtacagaacgTCCAACAGAGGTACTCAGAcagatgaacacaggtcaccattggacaaaaaagtgacttttatgctaatctgcacctgtctgaggcttgtgcaggtgttccagtggtgggagagggtggatggtgatgtgatgtgaggccaaggagggtggggagacccctcatgagttggtggagcaagctgtgcaaggaatgagtgagactgctggaaaaaggctctggtaatcgtttacaggacccctgtaaacgattacccgagagaaattgccaatttgtacagaaagtccaacacaggtactcagtcagatgaacacaggtcagcattggaaaaaaaagtgacttttaggcacttctgcaactgtctgaggcttgtgcaggtgttccagtggtgggagagggtggatggtgatgtgatgtgagtccaaggagggtggggagacccctcatgagttggaggagcaaggtgtgcaaggaatgagtgagagtgcGCGTTCCGATCATTTTGGACTTGAAGAATTACCCACGGCGGACTTTGTGAGTAACCTTGAATTTGCAAATCTTGTCGACTTTTGGTTGTAAATGtgttactgaaattgtttatattttttgtagttgTTTCTGCCATTTGTCCACGATGATCATTAGTGGTGTTATTCAGTGAAATTGAGGTCAATGGAGATTTTTGTGATTGATTCATTGGGGAAGGGGATCAGAGACCGCAAAAGGATAGACACAGCCGTTGTAAGATTCGACATCTTTCATTGTTGATTACCGTGTGATTATGACCTGCATTGTTTaagtatttattgtttttgttaacTGGTAGGCTGAAAATATGGCACGGTTTTTTTGCATCCTGATGAATATACCGGAAGGTAGTATTGGTCCTTTGACAGTTAAACAAGTTAATATCCCATCccaaccaaacttgtaagtttCTTGAACTGTACTGTCGGATCCTTTCTTTTAGGTGTTGGTCTGTTTTCCTCCTTATCCTTCGTTGAAGGACCACCATAAACATCGTCAACAACCTGAAATTTAACAACACATTACAGATTACACAACTTTGGTCAATATAtgaaaacataacaaaactttcGATAACAAACAACTTACCAAACCTGTCTCCATACACCGTTTAACAAACTTGTCTCCAACACTTATATTCATCCAATGCAATATTCGTGGAAATTTATCAATAGGACCTTTTGGTGGAACAAACAGCTCAAAAAACCATACCTAAGACAAATAAATCATCTTAACTTGTAACAAACTTAATTCAAATAACAATTTAAGTAAGTACATCAAATACTATTAATTACCTGCAGCATGTACACACAACCGTTGACGTAAACGTTTGAAATACCTTTGCCTTTCTTCAAGCCTTTTgaagctttgcacaaactatGTAACAGAAAACGATAAACTAGACTACCCCAACAATAACTACCCAAAGCACTTAAGTTGTCAACAACATTAAACATTACGGGAAACACTTTCCCGCTacgttttggaaataaaatctcACTTATCCCTACCAGGAGGTAAAGGCTACAAAAATGAGAACAAGgaatcttcttcttttgttttcgCATTAGAATTTTGTATATTGAATTCAATTCCTTTGTTCTTTTGCCTATGTATTTCACACATTCACTATTGCCCACCTCTTCCTTTAAGTTAATGTTTGCACCATCTGTACTCAGTCCCAACcctaaataaatatcattttcatttatattcaaaactttattccCAACTATAAAACCACTACTACAGTCGTCCCACTTACCCAATAACTCACTCAGTATATTTCTACCTACTTTAACATTGACATTGACATCTAAAAACCAAGCAAATGGAGTTGTCGCAATCAATGATCGATGCTCCTTTGTTaagcgttcgttcaaagtacatatatactttgttGAAAAAGAGTGACGAACACTCAACTgcataaaccaaaatcaaatcatcaaaacaacGAAACCCAATAACCCAAGCACCACAACACAACGATACGAACCCCAAACATTAACCCAAATCAAATAACCATGCTACGAGATGCCCAAACCGAATAACCAAGCTACGACATGGAATGGAAAACCACTTACCTTAGTCGTCGGACAATCGTCACCGGAACTTGCCATTACGCACGATAACAGGAGACCAAACTGGCCGGAGTTCACACGATGCAAATGGAACGAAGCGAGACGAAACGCGACCTTCGACCTCTGAAACGCGACCTTCGACCTCTCAAGAGAACGGACCTTCGTTTGCAATGGAACAGAGAAAGGGAAAGGGGTATTTTAGGATTTTCACTCAAAATAAGGATTACGGTCataggttttaaaaaaaaaaaaaattttaaacgaACCAATGAGGTGGcgacacgtggcgttgtcaaaatAGTGTTAAAATTCCGTTATTGGAATATCGCGGTCCTTACAAATATTAGTATTTCCTTAAAGGAAAATGTTATTCCAACAACGCTTTTTTAACACAGTTTTGACAACGTGCACGTGGCAGCTTCCTATTGGCTCAGTAATTTGAAAATGGAACAGAGAAGGGGTTACGGTCATAGGGGTATTTTAGGctttctaaataaaattttgacaaaATATGGGTTTCGCGGTTTAGGGTGCCTTCCTTCTTCTCGTTCGTTCAAGCCTTCCTTCTTCTCGTTCGTTCGCGGTTTAGGGTGCCTTCCTTCTTCTCGTTCGTTCAAGCCTTCCTTCTTCTCGTTCGTTCAAGCCTTCTCTGTCGTCCGTCTTCTCTCTCGGTGTGTCGTCCGTCTTCTCGTTCGTTCAAGCCTTCGTTCTCTTGCCGTGTTCGAAGCTTCCATCCTCGGTTTCgttctctcctccttcttcaaAACGTGCGTTGAAACCCTTACATTTTGGTGTAAGTAAAAATGGGCTAGCCCTGACATTGTGTTTTACtctgtgtttttgtttttcattaagttgaATGATATAACTGAGTGTGGAATGTTGTCTTCTTAGGGCCGTTGCAATGGAAGGGAAAAAAGCaagtgtaagaaaaaaattaaattttttgtttatatattatttaattatcttacGGATTGTagttagtaataaatttttatgattttttttgtagtggcgACTTCTTATCTCGATGGATTCATCGATCATAATTGAAATGAATCGTTTACTCCGACAGTGTCATGTGGATCGGATTAGGATGACACCATTTATGTGGTGTGTGAATATTAATAACCCTGTGGaggtgaatttaaaattattgaaggttATGGTTAGCAGGTGGGTTGGAAATGATAACAGTTTTAGAGTTAGTCAAAAGTTGGTGCCCTTTAGAGTTGTTGATGTGTTGATGAGCTTAGGTTTAGAAATAGGTGGTTTAGAGATTCCCTTTGATGAAGTAGTTGGTGGATTGGTTGGTGaaatgttcaaataaaaaaccatCAGTTTGAAGGACTTGACAGACATGTTTAATGTCATTGTTGATGATAAAAACATTGAAGTCGATGTAGTGTgtaggttatatatattagtttgtttggttgttttctatttcCCTAGGAAATCAAGGCATGTTTGTAACATGCCTTTTGGAGTGTTAGATGACTTAGACCGTTTGTGTCTATATGATTGGTGCACCGGTGTACATAAACACATTGtagagaatttaaataaatgtaagaagaaaattatgggAGCAGGTATCCCCCAGTCAGTCACTCTCAGTGGCAATGTGGCAGTGTTGCAGGTAATATGATATGTAGTTCACTATTTTGATGTAGTGCAGAAcattgtgaattatgtttgatgaaataattttatgatattttaggCTTGGGCGGTTGAGAGACTCTCTTTGCATGGTCATCCTTCGCACCGGTTTTTCCCGCGCATAATGAGATGGTTCCCGTTTAAATCAAGGAccgaaaaaattgaaaatatttttatgaccGGAGATGTAAGTGTTTTGTTTTTCGTTATTTTGTATGTTAAAATGGATTGTGTATTTTGTCTGAATTTGTTGTGTGCTATTGGTGCAGTTAAATATGGAGTGGTATATACGAAATGAAGATCGTCATAGGCCGGAAATCCGTGCAGCTTTCAACATGGATGACGAAGGATCCTTGGGTGAAGGATCCAAGGTTGACAAAGACGATGATGAAGACGAAAGCTCTGATGACGGGGCATGGGAAGCAGGTGCGGAGGAGAGATTGAGGAAAAATAACGAACATATCAGAGCATTGAATGCCAAGATTGGAGTTTTGACTAGGGAGCtatttgaaatttatcaaactccaatctttCACGAAGAAGATGCATGTGCCACTGATTAAGAGGTTGGGGGTGGAGTTGGAGGTGAGGATAATGCTGAAGTtgggggagaagaagaaggtgatggaCATGGAGTTGGAGGTGAGGAGAATGCTGAAGTtgggggagaagaagaaggttatGGAAATGAAGTTGATGACCCCCTAGGTGCACATGCTGAAGTAAGAGGGGATGATGAAACTGTTggtaacattaattttattgaaatagaagatgatgctgatgaaGGAGAACCAGAGGTGGTGCCATTGGCTATACCCCCATTGCGGAGTTTTGTTGGTGATCCAAGCACTAGTGTTGATgctgttggaacaatcggtaccgttatagagttgcgcagcggaataaaatattcggaaagcgtgttacggtcacaaatcaagttttgatggt
This Vigna angularis cultivar LongXiaoDou No.4 chromosome 4, ASM1680809v1, whole genome shotgun sequence DNA region includes the following protein-coding sequences:
- the LOC128196363 gene encoding uncharacterized protein LOC128196363, whose amino-acid sequence is MEIFVIDSLGKGIRDRKRIDTAVAENMARFFCILMNIPEGSIGPLTVKQANIPSQPNLHDCGVIMLKAMEIWDGDEKYNGKSMPEYTTEELLGIRKKYVCDWILDKENISRMEALHLYGIV